CTCGCTGTTCAGACAGTTGATTCGGCTGATGTCGGTCCAGATTCCAGGGTGCAGAGATATCGGCGGAAACAGCATGAAGCTGGCAGGCAGGTAGTCACGCGCCTCCAAAGCGGCCGCAATATCGACATGCTCCTGCCAGTCGTAAACGTGATTCTTGGAATGCTCCTGCCAGAGCTTCCGCACATTATCCATCGGCATGTTGACGAGCAGTTCAGGGTCAGGAAGGCGGTTGCCGTTGGACTTCCAAAACCCGGCGGCATCGACCTGCCAATGCGCGCGGAGGTAGATATTTTTGTCCTTCGTGACGGGCAGGTCGGCGTAGGCGTTCGACAGATCGGTGTGAGGCTTCCGAAAGAGCAGAACGTACTCAGGCATGCCAACGCCCATCTTCGTGGAGTCTTTCGCGTTCTCGCTCCAACCGAGTCGGTAGGTCTGCGCGTTCTCGCGGACGACGTCGGTGTCGATCGTGATTCGACCGAGGAAGAAGAAGCCGTGCTTTTCAAAGCAATCCGCTGTCTTGTCACTGAAACGATCAACGGTCGGAACTCCAGTCCCATGCTGGCCACCGAAACGGATTCTGTCTTTGACGTGAATGCAGGCCAGACGCCCTGGCTTCAGCACGCGGAGCAGATGCGGCACAAGGAAGTCCATCTGCTTGAAGAAATCCGAGTTGTCAGGATTGTGGCCGAAGTCGTTGAAGTTCGGTGAATACTCATACTGGTTCCCGAACGGTATTGAAGTGACGATCTGATCAACCCGGTTGTCAGTCCATGTTTGCAGTTCGAGAACGCAGTCGTTGTGGATGGCTCGGAACTTTTCGCTGGCCGATTCGACGCGGTCGCAGCCGATTGAACGTTTGATTTCCATAGTTTTGAGGTCGAGGCGGAATTTGCGGAGAAGCTCGGACATCTTGGCAACCAGCTCGTTGTGCTGTGCCCATTTCTGTTTCAAGACTTCAACGACTGGGTCCTCGGACTCGGTGTAAATGAAGTGGATGTTGACCTGTCGCGGCTGCTGGAAGCGCTGAATCCGATGCACAGCCTGAATGACGTCGTTGAACTTGTAGCTCGCTCCAAGGAAGATGGCGTCGCAGCAATGCCGCTGGAGATTGCAGCCCGAGCCAGCAAGGACGGGCTTCGAGGCGAAGTGTTGAAAGTCGTCGGAGAATTCGCCGCGCGAGAACCGCAGGATGATTTCTTCTCGTTCGTCGAGGTCCTGCGAGCCGTAAACGGTTCTAACGGCCGGTACCAGTTGCTCGATTGCGCGTCGCTCGTCTTCGAGGTCGTGCCAGATGATCCAGTGCGCGTCACGATTCTGCGCGATGATTTCTTGCGCCTTCGCGAGTCGAGACACAATGCTGTCGCGCTTCACCTCGGCCAGCTCTTTTAGACCGCTGGACTTGTCGAGGAAGAGCGCGTGCTGTCCAGCGCGATCGACCATTGCCCAGGCTTTCTTGTGATCGACTGCGACCGAGTGCCAGTGAACTCGAAGCGGTGGAAGCTCGTAACCCTCATCGCTGTAACCGAGGTCCGAAGGCCGCTGCATGAACACAGCCCACGATGCGAGCCACGTCCAGAACTGTTCCTCCATGTGCGGGTGCAGGGTGAGGTCGCCAGCCTTTTTCGGGTTGCGTTTGAAGAACCTGGTAAGCGCCTGCCCGGTGTCCATCACTCCGAGAAAGCCGCCGTAATGGATCAGCTCTTTGTGGCGGTTTGGCGAAGGCGTCGCGGTGAAGACGAATCGATATGGAATCGCCGAGCCGATCTGGAGAAAGGTCTGATACGTCTTCGATCCGAAAGAACGCAGGACCGAAGACTCGTCCAAGCCCCAGCCGCAGAACCGGCCGTCGAGCGTGATCTTCCCATCTCGCACCGGCTCGTAATTGCAAATGACGACCCGCGTCTGCGCTGCGTCGATTTCCGCATCGGTCTGGCAGAAGGTCATTGCAACGTCCATGACCGGCCCGTCTTCGTGGATGAACTGATGCCGGACGCCGAGCGGGCACGTGATCAGGAACTTCTTTCCCGGGTTGGCTTCTACTGTCCACTTGGCGACCTGCAGGTGCGTGCGAGTCTTACCAAGACCGAAGGCCTTGAAGCATGCACGGCGACCTCCGCGGACCATCCATTCAGCGATATCCCGCTGATGCGGAAATAGCGACGGGTGCGCTTCGCTCGGAGGCGAGAAACCTTGATGCTGCGCGCGCGGCATCTTGGACAGAATGAAGTCTTGGTAGGTCATACCACGA
This is a stretch of genomic DNA from Verrucomicrobiia bacterium. It encodes these proteins:
- a CDS encoding DNA methyltransferase, coding for MTYQDFILSKMPRAQHQGFSPPSEAHPSLFPHQRDIAEWMVRGGRRACFKAFGLGKTRTHLQVAKWTVEANPGKKFLITCPLGVRHQFIHEDGPVMDVAMTFCQTDAEIDAAQTRVVICNYEPVRDGKITLDGRFCGWGLDESSVLRSFGSKTYQTFLQIGSAIPYRFVFTATPSPNRHKELIHYGGFLGVMDTGQALTRFFKRNPKKAGDLTLHPHMEEQFWTWLASWAVFMQRPSDLGYSDEGYELPPLRVHWHSVAVDHKKAWAMVDRAGQHALFLDKSSGLKELAEVKRDSIVSRLAKAQEIIAQNRDAHWIIWHDLEDERRAIEQLVPAVRTVYGSQDLDEREEIILRFSRGEFSDDFQHFASKPVLAGSGCNLQRHCCDAIFLGASYKFNDVIQAVHRIQRFQQPRQVNIHFIYTESEDPVVEVLKQKWAQHNELVAKMSELLRKFRLDLKTMEIKRSIGCDRVESASEKFRAIHNDCVLELQTWTDNRVDQIVTSIPFGNQYEYSPNFNDFGHNPDNSDFFKQMDFLVPHLLRVLKPGRLACIHVKDRIRFGGQHGTGVPTVDRFSDKTADCFEKHGFFFLGRITIDTDVVRENAQTYRLGWSENAKDSTKMGVGMPEYVLLFRKPHTDLSNAYADLPVTKDKNIYLRAHWQVDAAGFWKSNGNRLPDPELLVNMPMDNVRKLWQEHSKNHVYDWQEHVDIAAALEARDYLPASFMLFPPISLHPGIWTDISRINCLNSEQQKRNEENHVCPLQLDIVNRLINRYSNPGEIVLDPFAGIFTVPYCAVHLHRIGWGIELSPEYWRCGVGYCEQAEAERCMPTLFDLQRAGQEVVGT